The region GTGCCGCGACACCGGGCCCGCCCCGCCCAGCGCGGCGGCCACCTGTTCGAGCGTGGCCCCGCATTCGAGCGCGACGGCGGCCGCGCACAACGCGTTCGACACCTGGTGGTCGCCGTGCACGGCCAGCTCGATGCGGGTCTGTCCGGCACCGGCGTGCAGCGTGAAGCGGGGCCGGGCCAGCTCGTCGAGGCTCACATCGTCGGCCCAGACGTCGAGGGTGCCGCCGTCCTGAGGCCACTGAGTGCGCCCGACCCGCACCACGCGAGCGGCGGTCTTGTCCGCCATCGCCGCGACCACAGGGTCGTCGGCATTGAGGATCACCACACCGGAAGCTGGAACAGACTGCGGCAGCTCGGATTTGGTTTCGGCGATGGCTTCGCGCGAACCGAACTCGCCCAGGTGTGCGGTGCCGACGTTGAGCACGACGGCGATCGAGGGCCGCGCGATCTCGGCCAGCGCGGCGATGTTGCCCCGGTGACGGGCCGACATCTCGAGTACGAGGAAGTCGGTCGATTCCGAGGCACGCAGCACGGTCCAGGGATGACCGAGTTCGTTGTTGAACGACCCCGGCGGTGCGATGACCTCACCCAGTGGGCTCAGCACGGCGGCGATCAGGTCCTTCGTCGACGTCTTGCCCGACGAGCCGGTGATGCCGACGATCGTCAGGCCGCCTTCGACGAGTTCGGCGGACACCGCCGCCGCCAGCCGCCCCAACGCCGCGAGCACCGCAGCGCCCGAGCCGTCGGGGTCGTGTTCGAGCACGCTCGCGGTGCCGTTCTGCCCGGAGACTGCGGGCGCGACCGGGTCGACGACGATCGCGGGGACCCCGACCGGCCGCGCGGCCAGCACCGCGACCGCGCCCGCCGCGACCGCGGTCGCCGCGAAATCGTGTCCGTCGGCGCGCGCGCCGGGCAGTGCCAGGAACAGCCCGCCGGGCGTCACCGCCCGGGAGTCGAACTCCACGGATCCCGTGACGACGGTGGCGGCCGCCTGTTCGGCAGTCACATCGGCGAGGCGGCCGCCGACGATCTCGGCGATGCGGGCCAGCGAGAGCGCGATCAACGGCGCGACCCCCGCGCGCCCGAGGCCTGCAACGCCGCAGCGAGTTCCTCGCGGTCGTCGAACGGCAACGTCCGTCCGCCCCGGGTCTGGCCCGACTCGTGTCCCTTGCCGGCGATCAATACGACGTCGCCGGCGCGTGCGGAGGCCACGGCGTGCCCGATCGCCGCGCGGCGGTCCCCGATCTCCACGACGTCGGCGCCGGCACCCTGCGCACCTGCGACGATCGCCGCGCGGATGGCGGCCGGGTCCTCGTCGCGCGGGTTGTCGTCGGTCACCACGACCAGGTCGGCCAGTTCGGCGGCCACCCGGCCCATCGGCTCCCGCTTGCCCGGGTCCCGGTTGCCGCCGGCCCCGAACACCACGACCAACCGCCCGGAACACTGCTCCTTGAGGGTCTGCAACACGGCCTCCAGCGCTCCTGGCTTGTGGGCGTAATCGACGAGGGCCAAAAACGGCTGCCCGCGGTCGACGGTCTCCAGCCGGCCGGGCACCGCGGCGTCCCGCAACCCGGGCGCGGCCTGTTCCGGCGACACCCCGACCGCGTCGAGCAACGCCACGGCCAACAGGCAGTTCGCCACGTTGTAGCGGCCGGGCAGCCGGATCTGCAGGCCGTGATGGACCCCGGCGGGATCCACGGCCAGAAACTCCTGGACGCCGCCGTCGCCGGAGCGGACGTCCTCGACCCGCCAGTCCGCGGCCCGGGTCGTGCTGACCGTGACGGCATGCCCGGCGCGGCGCGCCATCGCGCGGCCCCAGTCGTCGTCGACGCAGATCACCGACTGTGCCGCGCGGGTCGGCGACGCGGGATCGAACAGACGCGCCTTGGCGTCGAAGTAGTCGTCCATCGTCGGGTGGAAGTCCAGATGGTCCCGCGACAGGTTCGTGAAACCGCCGACCGCGAACCGCACTCCGTCGACGCGGCCGAGCATCAGCGCATGGCTGGAGACTTCCATCACGACGGTGTCCACGCCCTGCTCGACCATCACCGCCAGCAGCGCCTGCAGGTCGGGCGCTTCCGGTGTGGTGAGGCCCCCCTGCTGGTCGCGGCCGTCGATGCGGACACCGACGGTACCGATCAGCCCGCCCACCCGGTCGGCGGCCCGCAGCCCGGCGTCGACGAGGTAGGTGGTCGTGGTCTTGCCCGATGTCCCCGTGACACCGATGACGCGCAGGTGCTGTGACGGGTGGCCGTAGACGGCGGACGCCACCTCGCCCAGCACGGTCCTGGGCTCGGGGTGGACGAGGACCGGCACGTCGAGGGCGGCCCCCTGCGCGATCTCGGCGGCCCCGTCGCGGTCGGTCAGCACGGCCACCGCGCCCCGGGCCACGGCGTCGGCGGCGTAGCGGGCACCGTGGGCGCGCGAACCGGGAAGTGCCGCGAACAGGTCGCCGGGCTGCGCGCTCTGGCCGCGCAGCGTCACCCCGCTGAGCCGGACCGCGGGGATTCCGCCGCCGTCCGCGGTCAGCGCGGACACCTGAGCAGCCACCTCCGCGAGAGGCAGACCGGGAGGATGGCTCGGGCGCAGGTTCATGGCCTTGACACAGTACCGATCGCGGCGGTGACGCCCGGCGTTCGCCGCGGGCGACGCGCGGGAGCCCTCAGCCGGCCTGAAGCGTCAGGCGCGCACCCGGATCCGGCGACAGCGGCACATTCTCGCGCTGCAGCAGCCAGGAGGCGATGTTGTGGAACAGCGGCGCGGCCGAGGAACCCGGTTTGCCGTCGGCCGCGCGCTGCGGCGCGTCCATCATCACGCCGACCACGTAGCGGGGGTCGTCGGCGGGCGCCATGCCCGCGAAGGTGATCCAGTAGACGTTGTCGTAGTAGCAGCCACACGCCGGGTTGATCTGCTGGGCGGTGCCGGTCTTGCCGGCGATCTGGTAGCCCTCGACGGCCGCCGCCGGACCGGTGCCCTGCTGGACGCCGGTGGGGTCGCGTTGCACGATCGCCCGGAACATGTTGCGCACCGTGCGGGCGGTGTCCGCGGACACCACGCGGACCCCGTCGGGCCGCGGTTCCTCGGTCCGGGTTCCGTCGGGTGCGATGGTCGCCTTGAGGATGCGCGGCGGGATCCGCACGCCGTCGTTGGCGATGGTCTGGTAGATGTCGGTCATCTGCAGCAGGGTCATCGAAAGGCCCTGTCCGATGGGCAGATTGGAGAAGGTGCTGCCCGACCACTGGTCGATAGGCGGTACCAGGCCGGCGCTTTCGCCGGGCAGGCCGACACCGGTGCGCTGGCCGAGACCGAACTTCTGCAGCATCTCGTAGTAGCGCTGCGGGCCGATGCGCTGGGCCAGCATCAGTGTGCCGACGTTCGACGACTTCCCGAACACACCGGTGGTGGTGTAGGGCATCACGCCGTGGCTCCACGCGTCGCGGACGTTCACCCCGCCCATGTCGATCGAGCCGGGCACGTGGAGCACCTCGTCCGGGTGGGAGAGCCCGAATTCGATCACCGAGGCGGCAGTGATGATCTTGTTGACCGATCCCGGCTCGAACGGCGAGGACACGGGCAGGTTTCCGAGCTGGCGGGTGTCCTGCCGGCTCATGTCCTGCGCCGGGTTGAAGGTGTTGTCGTTCGACATCGCTAGCACCTCGCCGGTCTTGGCGTCGAGCACGACCGCCGAGACGTTCTTCGCGCCCGAGAGATCCTTGGCCTGCTGAACCTGCTGCTGCACGTAGAACTGGATGTCGTCGTCGAGGGTGAGCTGCACCGTCGATCCGTTGACCGCGTCGTGGCGGTTGCGGTAGCTGCCGGGGATCACCACGCCGTCGGAACCGCGGTCGTAGGTCACGGACCCGTCGGTTCCCGCGAGCACCGAGTCGAGGGAGTCCTCGAGACCCAGCAGGCCGTGGCCGTCCCAGTCGATGCCGCCCACGACGTTGGCGGCCAGTGCGCCGCCGGGGTACTGGCGCAGGTCCTGCCGCTCGGAGCCGACCTCGGGGAACTTGGTGGTGATCGCGTTGGCGACCGCCGGGTCGACGGCCCGCGCCAGGTAGACGAACGTCTCGTTGCTGCGCAGCTTCTTGAGCAGCGTCGCGTAGTCGGGCTTGTTGCCCAGCCGGGCCGACACGTCTTTGGCGATCTCGCGCAGCCGCGCGTCCGGATCCGGGGCCTCGGGTGACTTCGAGCGGGCCTCTTCCAGCTGCTTGCGCACCCTCGCCGGCTGGAAGGTCAGCGCGCGGGCTTCGATCGTGAAGGCCAGCTTGTCGTTGTTGCGGTCGACGATCGCGCCGCGGAGCGCGGCGTTGACGTCGGTCACCTTCAACTGGCTGGCCGCCTCGGCGCGCAGGCCGGCCGCGCGCGGCACCTGCAACGTGAACAGCTGAGCGGCCGCGACGACCAGCAGCACAAAGACCACGGCGTTGCCGGCCCGGTGCCGGAACACGAAGGATGCGCTGCGCAGCCCGGTCCGGGTCGCCTGACGGGTCCGTCGCGACCGCGCCGAGTGTTCCTGCGCGGGCGCCTTCGCCGGTTTGGCAGCCTTGGCGCGGTCACGCCCGCGGGCGTCGCGGCTCATGCCGGGGCGCCCGGTGCGGGCACCGTGACGGGCGCGAACTGTTCGGGGCCAGACGGGGCGCCCGGCACGGTCGCCGCGCCCGGTGACAGGTGCGACGCGCCGGCGTCGAGCGGTGCGGCGGGCGGAGGTGCGGGAGCGGCCGGCGGTGCGGGCGGGGCGGCCGCGGGTGCCGGGGCGGCCGGAGGTGCCGGAGCGGGTGCGGCCACGGGTGCCGGGGCGGCCGCGGGTGCCGGGGCGGCGGGAGGTGCCGGAGCGGGTGCGGCCGGGGCGGCCACCGGCGCGGGCGCCTGCAGGCCCGGCCCCGGTGTGGGCAGCTGGCCCGGCAGGACGTGCGGGACCTCGCCGGCCGGCGGCACCTGACCCGGAGCGGTCAGGGGCGCGGCCTGACCCGGCATCTGCAGCGCATTCGGGGCCTCGGGGAGGCGGACCGGAATCTCGCGCGGATCCACCACGCGCGGAGCCGGCGGCGGGGGTGGCACGGGATCGGGCAGCGGAGCGTTCAGCGGCGGCGGCGGCGCCCCCTCCGCCGGCTTCGGGGTGCCCACGACGACCCAGTTGCCCGAGGCGTCCTGCACCAGGTGCGCCGTGTCCCGGGACGGGATCATGCCGAGATTCCGTGCGGCTTCAGCCAGCGCGGGCGCCGCCTGGGCCTCCAGCACGTCGCGTTCCAGCCCTTCCTTCTGCTGCTGCAGGCCCTCGTTGACCTGACGGGCGTGGCTGAGCTGATACGAGCGCTCGGCGGCGTCGGTGGACAACCACAACGTCACCCCGAGGCCGAGCCCGAGCGACCCGATGACGAGCACGACGAACGGCACGCGCGCGACGAGACGCCGCGGATTGAGGTCGATCGACGCCAGCTTGACCAGCAGCCGCTCCCGCAGAGGAGGGCGAACGACCTTGGGAGCCTTGGCTTTACGAGCCTTCGCTCGAGCCTTGGCCTGGCTGGCACTCTTCGGACGCCCCGGGGCGTCGGCGAGCCGCGGGATCGGGCTGGTGCGCGGGGCCGACCGTTGCGGGCGTGCGTCGCGCGCCGCCCTGCGGCCGCGGGGCTGCGCGTCGACCGGCATGCGCTTGGGCTCACGCGCCGAACGGCCGGTGCGCTTCTTCGCCTCCTTGGTCGCCCCGCGGGAGCGAGCGGACGTTCGGGCAGACTTCTGCGCAGACACCGTCGCGGTGTTGCGTGCCGGCCGCTTTGCCTTCATCGCTGCTCTCCCCCAACTTTCTCCAACGCGCGCAGCCGAACCGGAGCGCTTCTCGGATTGCGGTCGATCTCCTCGGCGCCCGCGCGCTCGGCGCCGCGGGTCAGTGCGACGAATTCCGGTCCGTGGCCCGGTAACTCGACCGGCAACCCCGGCGGCGTGCGCGACGCCGTGGCAGCGGTGAACTCGCTCTTGACGATCCGGTCCTCCAGCGACTGATAGGCCATCACGGCGATGCGCCCGCCCGGCCGCAACACCGCCAGCGCCGCCGGAATCGCCCGGCGCAGCGACTCCAGCTCGGCATTGACCGCGATGCGCAGCGCCTGGAAGGTGCGCTTGGCGGGATGACCGCCGGTGCGCCGCGCCGGGGCGGGGATCGCCTGATAAAGCAGCTCGACAAGTTCGCCGGTGGTTCTCAGCGGGGCGGTGGCGCGGCGGCGCACGATGTGGGCCGCGATGCGGCCGGCGAAGCGTTCCTCGCCGTACTCGCGCAGCAGGCGAGCCAGCGCCTTCTCGTCGTAGGTGTTGAGGATCTCCGCCGCCGTCAGGTCCGACTCGGCGTCCATCCGCATGTCCAGCGGCGCGTCGGTCGAGTAGGAGAAGCCACGCTCCGGGCGATCGAGCTGCATCGAGGAGACGCCCAGATCGAACAGGATCGCGTCTACTCCCTTTGCCGCGCAATCACTTTCGGCAACCGCCTCGGCGATGCCGTCGTAGCGGGTGCGCACCAGCGTGATCCGGTCGGCGAACGGAGCGAGGCGCTGCCCGGCGATGCGCAGCGCGTCGGGGTCCCGATCGAGGCCGATCAGCCGCAGTCCGGGGAATTCGGCGAGGAACCGCTCGGAGTGGCCGCCCGCGCCGAGGGTGGCGTCGACGAGCGTGGCACCGCTGCCGTCCGGGTTCTGCCGGGTCAGCGCCGGAGCGAGCAGCTCGACGCAGCGGTCGAGCAGGACCGGGACATGAGGCTGGTCATCCACCATCGCAGCACCGTCGGGGATCGGGGCGGCCCCTGCAGTGAGGTCCCTGTCCGAGAGCACGAACCTGACGTCGGGGAAGTACGTCAGGGCCGGTTCGGGCAGAGGCCGCACTGCACGGGCCTGCGGGCCGGTGGCCAGGTCAGAGAATGTCGCCGAGTGCTTCATCGCTGGCCGCGGAGAAGTTCTCTTCGTGAAGCTCCTGGTAGTTCTGCCATGCCTGCGCGTCCCAGATCTCGAGGAACTCGATCGAGCCGATCACCACGCATTCCTTGGTCAGGTCGGCGTAGCGGCGGTGTTCGGCCGACAACGTGATCCGCCCTTGAGCGTCGGGATACTGCTCGTCGGTGCTGGCCGCCAGGTTGCGCAGGTAGGCACGGGCCTGGGGATTTCCGCGCTTGGCCTTGCCCGAGATCTCGGCGATCATCGCCTCGAACTCCGCCCGTGGGTGGACAGCCAGGCTGTGATCTTGGCTCTTGGTGACCATCAACCCTCCTGCCAGCGCGTCGCGAAATTTGGCGGGCAACGTGAGTCGCCCTTTGTCATCGAGCTTTGGCGTGTAGGTGCCGAAGAACATCTCGCCACCTCGCAGACCTCACTCGAGCCTTGCCGTGTCCGGAGCCCCGGTCGCTCCGTTGTCCGCCACTTTACCCCACAATCCCCCACTTTTCTCCAGAAGCGGGTTCGCGTTTCGCGTCATCCCCCACTTCCCGCAGGCCACTCGCTGCCGCGGACAGTCGATCCACGGCAGGATGCTACGGCCGCGGACGTTGAAAGTGCTGCTCAGCGCGTCAGCGGCGTGTTTGGGTGGTCAGTGGGGAGATGTGGGGCAAAAAAGAGGGGCAGCCCTGTCGGACTGCCCCTGATGTGGAGGTCGATTTACTCGTCGAAGCGCCGCCGGAAGCGGTCTTCCATCCGGCTGGTGAACGAGCCGCCACCCTTCGACCGCTTCTGGCGCGAGGTTCCGGCGTCGTTCGGCAAACGTTCCCGGCCATGGCCGACCCGGGGGCCGGTGATCGCGAACACGACACCCCCGAACATCACGATGAAGCCGATCACCGACAGGATCGGGAAGCTTCCGATCATGGTGGCCTTGAAGGCCACGCCGGAGACGAGCATCGCCAGCCCGATCACGAAGAGCGCCGCGCCCTGCAGGCGGCGCCGGGTGGAGGGTGCGCGCAGAGTTCCCCCGCGAACGCTCGACGCGAACTTGGGATCCTCGGCATAGAGCGCGCTCTCGATCTGGTCGAGCATGCGCTGCTCATGATCGGAGAGTGGCATTCGTCCCTCCCTCTTGCCGTGGGGGCGTCTCAGTCGTTCAAAGTAAGGTGTGCCCGCCATGTACGGGCACTTAACAGTAATGATACGAGCTCGATCTGAGCCGTACCACCTACTTCGCGGGCCGATTCTATGACGTGGCACTCCACAGCGAAGCCACTGGGAAGCACAGCCCCGGCGAGCCGATAATGGGGGTCGGCCATCGATACACCCGCCGGGAGGGGCAGATACTTGGCGACACATCTGATCGATCTGTCGCCTGGCGATATGCAGCGCCGGCTCGGCGACGCGCTGGCGATCTATGTCGACGCCATGCGCTACCCGCGCGGCACGGAAGCCCAGCGCGCGTCGATGTGGCTCGAGCACACCCGCCGGCAGGGTTGGAAGGCCGTCGCGGTTGTCGAAGCGGGCCTCGAATCCCTGCCGTCCCCGTCGGTGGATCCGGCCACCGCACCGATGCTCGGCGTCGCCTACGGCTATTGCGGCGCCCCGGACCAGTGGTGGCAGCAACAGGTGATCGCCGGGCTGCGGCGCAACGGCGCGGATTCCGGCCGCATCTCCGAGCTGATGACCAGCTATTTCGAGCTGACCGAGATCCACATCGCTCCCCACGCGCAGGGCCGTGGGCTCGGCGAGGCGCTGATCCGCCGGCTGCTCGACGACCGCCGCGAGCAGCACGTTCTGCTGTCCACGCCGGAGATCAGCGGCGAGGCCAACCGGGCGTGGCGGCTGTACCGGCGTTTGGGGTTCACCGACGTCATCCGCGGCTACCACTTCGCCGGCGATCCGCGGGCTTTCGCGATCCTGGGCCGCGCCCTGCCGCTGTGACGCAGCGCGTCTGGCACGATGTCGTCGTGCCGACTCGTCGCCGGACCCGCAGACGTCTGCTTGCCCTCGGTGTGCTGCTGTTGGTGCTCGCGCCGACGCTGATCGGTTGCGTCCGGGTGCGCGCCTCACTCACCGTGTCTCCGGACGACCGGGTCTCCGGCCAGATCGTCGCCGCCGCCAAGCCCCGCGACCCCTCCGACAAGGGCCCGCAGCTTCTCAACAACCTGCCGTTCGCGCAGAAGGTCGCGATCTCGGACTACAACCGCGACGACTACGTGGGTTCGCAGGCGGTGTTCTCCGACCTGACCTTCTCCGAGCTCCCGCAGCTTGCGGGCATGAACCGCGACGCGGCCGGCGTCGATCTCTCGCTGCGGCGCGCCGGAGATCTGGTGATCCTCGAGGGACGCGTGGACCTGACCTCGCTGAGCGACCCCCAAGCCGACGTGTCGCTGTCGGTGTCGTTCCCCGGGGACGTGACGACGACCAACGGGGACCGGGTCTCGAGCGACGTCGTCGAGTGGAAGCTGCGCCCCGGCGTGGTCAGCACGATGAACGCGCAAGCCCGCTACACCGACCCCAGCGCCCGGTCCTTCACGGGCGCGGCGATCTGGCTCGGCGTGGCGTCCTTGGTCGTCGCGGGCATCATCGGCTGGCTGGCGTACAACAGCCGGGATCGCTCCCCGCGCCCGGGCGAGCCGCAGGACCAGCCGCAGTAGGCCCGTGCTCTCCGGCCGTCCCACGCCGGAGACGCTTAGTTGCTCCATCCGCCACCGCAGGCTCTACGCTTGAGCACTCGGGGTGAGACGAACAGAAAGGGGCGCTCGCTGAGCGTGGATGCAGCGGCACCGTCAGCCGTCGAGCTGGCGGCGGCCGTCACCGAACAGCTGCGCGACTACCTGCGGGGCCGTCGCCGCGACGCCGCCTACATCGGTGCGGACTACGCGGTGCTCACCGAGGCGCTCGAGGAGTTCGTGCTGCGCGGCGGAAAGCGGCTGCGGCCGGCGTTCGCCTACTGGGGTTGGCGTGCCGTGGCCGGCAGCGAACCGGGCCCGAGCGTCCTGCGGCTGTTCTCGGCCCTGGAGATGTTGCACGCCTGCGCGCTCGTGCACGACGACGTCATCGACGCATCGGCGACCCGGCGCGGGCTGCCGACCGTGCACCGGATCTTCACCGAACGGCACCGCAGCCACAACTGGCACGGCTCGCCGGAGCAGTTCGGGCTCTCGGCGGCGATCCTGCTGGGCGACCTGTCGCTGGTGTGGGCCGACGACATCGTGGCCACCGCCGACCTCGACGCGGCAGCCCACCGGCGCGTTCAGCGGGTGTGGTCGGCGATCCGCACCGAAGTGCTGGGCGGCCAGTACCTCGACATCGTCAACGAATCCAGCGGCGCGGACACCGTGGCGTCGGCCATGACGGTCAACATCTACAAGACGGCGTCGTACACGATCACCCGTCCCCTGCAGCTCGGCGCCGCGGCAGCGGCCGACCGTCCCGAGATCTCCGAAGCGTTCCACGAGTTGGGCACCGACCTCGGCGTGGCCTTCCAGCTCCGCGACGACGTCCTCGGCGTATTCGGCGATCCCGCCGTCACGGGCAAGCCCTCGGGCGACGACCTGAGATCGGGCAAGCGCACTGTCCTGCTCGCCGAGGCGGTCGAACTCGCCGAGAAACACGATCCCGTCGCCGCCAAGCTGTTGCGCACCTCCATCGGCACCGAACTGTCCGACGTACAGGTCAAGGAGGTCTGCACGGCGATCGAGTCGGTCGGCGCGCTGGCGGCCGTCGAGGACCGCATCGACAGGTTGATGCGCAAGGCGATCGGGATACTCAACGCCGCACCGATCGATGCCCAGGCGCGGCTGGGCCTGATCGAACTCGCCAGATTGGCCGCGAACCGGTCCGCGTAGCCGCATGATCACGCCAGCACCTGCCCTCTCCAAAACCGGTCTGTCGGACCGTCTTTCCCGGCAATTCGGGCCGGGGTTGCGGCGGCTGAAGGATTTCACGTCGTCGCCCGAAGCCAGGCCGGCCCTGCTCGGCGCGCTCGGCGCCGCACTGATCACCGCGGGCGGCCTCGGCGCGGGCAGCACCCGGCTGCACGACCCGCTGCTGGAGTCGATGCACCTGTCCTGGCTGCGGTTCGGGCACGGGTTGGTGCTGTCGTCGGTGATGCTGTGGGTCGGCGTGGCGCTGATGCTGATCGCCTGGCTGAGGCTCGGACGGCGCGTGATCGACGGCACGGCCGGCCAGTACACGATGATCGCCACCACCGGATTCTGGCTCGCCCCTCTGTTGCTGAGCGTGCCGGTGTTCAGCCGGGACACCTACTCCTATCTGGCCCAGGGCGCCCTGCTGCGCGATGGGTTCGACCCCTACCTCGTCGGGCCGGTGGAGAATCCGAACACGTTGCTGGACAACGTCAGTCCCATCTGGACCACCACCACCGCACCGTACGGGCCGGCGTTCATCCTGGTGGCGAAGTTCGTCACGATGCTCGTCGGCGACGACGTCGTCGCGGGCACCATGCTGTTACGCCTCTGCATGCTCCCCGGTCTCGCGCTGCTGATCTGGGCGGTGCCGCGGGTGGCCCGCCACGTCGGCGCCAACAGCGCGGCGGCACTGTGGATCTGCGTGCTGAACCCGCTCGTGATCATCCAGCTCATGGGTGGGGTGCACAACGAGATGCTGATGGTCGGGCTGATGATGGCCGGCATCGCCTTGTCGTTCGGGGGCCGTCACGGCTGGGGCGCCGCGCTGATCGCCGTTGCCGTCGCGGTCAAGGCGACCGCTGGGCTGGCGCTGCCGTTCATGGTCTGGGTGTGGGCACGCGGCCTGCGCGAACGCCGCGGCTACTCCCCCGTCAAGGCGTTCGCGGCAGCCACCGCGGCGTCGGTCGTGATCTTCACGGTGGTGTTCGCGGTGCTCTCGCTGGCGGCCGGCGTCGGCCTGGGCTGGCTCACCGCACTCGCCGGGTCGGTCAAGATCATCAACTGGCTGACCGTGCCCACCGCGGCCTCGAACCTCATCAACGTCGCGGTCGGGCTGTTCATGCCGGTGAACTTCTACGCGGTGCTCGAGATCGCCCGCATCATCGGCATCGCGATCATCGCCGTGTCCGCACCCCTGCTGTGGTGGCGGTTCCGTCACACGGACCGGGACGCGCTCATGGGCGTCGGACTGCTGATGATCATCGTGGTGCTGTTCGTGCCGGCCGCCCTGCCCTGGTACTACACCTGGCCGCTTGCCGTGATGGCCGCGCTGGCACAGTCCCGCGGGGCGATCGCGCTCATCGCCGGGTTCTCCACCTGGATCACGGTGCTCTGGCGGCCCGACGGCGCGCACGGGATGTACTCGTGGGCGAACGTGCTGATCGCAGCCGGATGCGCGGCGGCGGCGTGGTATTCGCTGAAGATCGCGCCCGGCCCGGCCGAGGTCAGTACGCCATCGCCTGCGCGCGGCGAACCACCTCACGAGCCTGATGCGAGTGCAGCGCATCCACCGGGCGCGCATTAGCCTGCCGCTCGGTGGAACCGTCTCTGCTGATGGTCAGCGACGGGTCCGGAGTGAACAGCCACCGCATGATCTCGGTCTCGTGGTAGCCGCCGTCGTGCAGGACCACCAGCAGTCCCTGTAAAGGCTTGACCACGTGCCCGCTGTCGTCGAAGAAGATCTTGGGGATCACGACCGAGCGGTCGCGGCGGACAGCGACGAGGTGTCCCTCCCGCAGCTGCTGATGCACCTTCGACACCGGGATACCCAGCAGTCCGGCCACGGCCGCCAGGTCGTAGACGGCTTCGCCGGGATCGAGAACGTCGTCGGCCGTGGGAATGCTGCTCATCGCACTGAGTGTAAAACCACGGCGGCCGTGGGGATGGCTGCTTACCGGGTCCGGTCGCGCCCCCCTCGTACCATGTGTCCGATGGAGACCTACCAGCCCTCCGGTGCACTGACCGGATCCGTGCTGGACGGTCGGTACCGGGTGGACGCGCTGATCGCGACGGGCGGTATGTCCGGGGTTTACCGCGGACTGGACCTGCGGTTGGACCGGCCGGTCGCGTGCAAGATCATGGACTCCCGCTATGCCGGCGACGAACATTTCCTCACCCGGTTCCAGCGGGAGGCGCGTGCGGTGGCCCGGCTCAAGGACCCCGGTCTGGTGGCGGTCTACGACCAGGGTCCCGGAACTCCCGCCGGCCAGCCTCCCTATCTGGTGATGGAACTGGTGGAGGGCGGCACGCTGCGCGAACTGCTGCGCGAACGCGGGCCGATGCCGCCGCACGCCGTGGCCGCGGTCCTGCGGCCCGTGCTGAGCGGCCTGGCCGCCGCACACCGCGCCGGACTGGTGCACCGCGACATCAAGCCGGAGAACGTGTTGATCAGCGACGACGGCGACGTCAAGATTGCCGACTTCGGGCTGGTCCGCGCACTGGCCGAAGCCAAGATCACCTCGACGAGCGTCATCCTCGGCACCGCGGCGTATCTGTCTCCCGAGCAGGTCGCCACCGGCGAGACCGATGCGCGCGGCGACGTCTACGCCGTCGGCATCCTCGTCTTCGAGCTGCTGACCGGGCGCACCCCCTTCACCGGAGACTCACCGCTGGCCGTCGCCTACCAGCGGATGGACCG is a window of Mycolicibacterium chubuense NBB4 DNA encoding:
- a CDS encoding DUF3040 domain-containing protein, encoding MPLSDHEQRMLDQIESALYAEDPKFASSVRGGTLRAPSTRRRLQGAALFVIGLAMLVSGVAFKATMIGSFPILSVIGFIVMFGGVVFAITGPRVGHGRERLPNDAGTSRQKRSKGGGSFTSRMEDRFRRRFDE
- a CDS encoding GNAT family N-acetyltransferase, yielding MATHLIDLSPGDMQRRLGDALAIYVDAMRYPRGTEAQRASMWLEHTRRQGWKAVAVVEAGLESLPSPSVDPATAPMLGVAYGYCGAPDQWWQQQVIAGLRRNGADSGRISELMTSYFELTEIHIAPHAQGRGLGEALIRRLLDDRREQHVLLSTPEISGEANRAWRLYRRLGFTDVIRGYHFAGDPRAFAILGRALPL
- a CDS encoding LppM family (lipo)protein, with the protein product MPTRRRTRRRLLALGVLLLVLAPTLIGCVRVRASLTVSPDDRVSGQIVAAAKPRDPSDKGPQLLNNLPFAQKVAISDYNRDDYVGSQAVFSDLTFSELPQLAGMNRDAAGVDLSLRRAGDLVILEGRVDLTSLSDPQADVSLSVSFPGDVTTTNGDRVSSDVVEWKLRPGVVSTMNAQARYTDPSARSFTGAAIWLGVASLVVAGIIGWLAYNSRDRSPRPGEPQDQPQ
- the idsA2 gene encoding bifunctional (2E,6E)-farnesyl/geranyl diphosphate synthase, encoding MDAAAPSAVELAAAVTEQLRDYLRGRRRDAAYIGADYAVLTEALEEFVLRGGKRLRPAFAYWGWRAVAGSEPGPSVLRLFSALEMLHACALVHDDVIDASATRRGLPTVHRIFTERHRSHNWHGSPEQFGLSAAILLGDLSLVWADDIVATADLDAAAHRRVQRVWSAIRTEVLGGQYLDIVNESSGADTVASAMTVNIYKTASYTITRPLQLGAAAAADRPEISEAFHELGTDLGVAFQLRDDVLGVFGDPAVTGKPSGDDLRSGKRTVLLAEAVELAEKHDPVAAKLLRTSIGTELSDVQVKEVCTAIESVGALAAVEDRIDRLMRKAIGILNAAPIDAQARLGLIELARLAANRSA
- a CDS encoding alpha-(1->6)-mannopyranosyltransferase A; protein product: MITPAPALSKTGLSDRLSRQFGPGLRRLKDFTSSPEARPALLGALGAALITAGGLGAGSTRLHDPLLESMHLSWLRFGHGLVLSSVMLWVGVALMLIAWLRLGRRVIDGTAGQYTMIATTGFWLAPLLLSVPVFSRDTYSYLAQGALLRDGFDPYLVGPVENPNTLLDNVSPIWTTTTAPYGPAFILVAKFVTMLVGDDVVAGTMLLRLCMLPGLALLIWAVPRVARHVGANSAAALWICVLNPLVIIQLMGGVHNEMLMVGLMMAGIALSFGGRHGWGAALIAVAVAVKATAGLALPFMVWVWARGLRERRGYSPVKAFAAATAASVVIFTVVFAVLSLAAGVGLGWLTALAGSVKIINWLTVPTAASNLINVAVGLFMPVNFYAVLEIARIIGIAIIAVSAPLLWWRFRHTDRDALMGVGLLMIIVVLFVPAALPWYYTWPLAVMAALAQSRGAIALIAGFSTWITVLWRPDGAHGMYSWANVLIAAGCAAAAWYSLKIAPGPAEVSTPSPARGEPPHEPDASAAHPPGAH
- a CDS encoding Rv2175c family DNA-binding protein; this encodes MSSIPTADDVLDPGEAVYDLAAVAGLLGIPVSKVHQQLREGHLVAVRRDRSVVIPKIFFDDSGHVVKPLQGLLVVLHDGGYHETEIMRWLFTPDPSLTISRDGSTERQANARPVDALHSHQAREVVRRAQAMAY
- a CDS encoding protein kinase domain-containing protein; this translates as MCPMETYQPSGALTGSVLDGRYRVDALIATGGMSGVYRGLDLRLDRPVACKIMDSRYAGDEHFLTRFQREARAVARLKDPGLVAVYDQGPGTPAGQPPYLVMELVEGGTLRELLRERGPMPPHAVAAVLRPVLSGLAAAHRAGLVHRDIKPENVLISDDGDVKIADFGLVRALAEAKITSTSVILGTAAYLSPEQVATGETDARGDVYAVGILVFELLTGRTPFTGDSPLAVAYQRMDRDVPPPSTAIGGVPRQFDDLVAIATARDPAQRFADAGEMAQELEVVVRELGLPGFRVPAPRNSALHQSASTVDGTGGTGSTTGIDGTAGVVAAPRHTKVFTRDELPPQEFDDDGYRPATGTFAGIELDEFYWARQRAKRVLLFWVVAVITLAALAAAGAWTLGANLPNLL